A portion of the Chiloscyllium punctatum isolate Juve2018m chromosome 5, sChiPun1.3, whole genome shotgun sequence genome contains these proteins:
- the LOC140477437 gene encoding adenosine deaminase-like isoform X2 has translation MRKMLLLFRISIPSVELHCHLDGAIRLKTILHFAKKRKIQIPAENEDELHKLITCSKPSTLTEVLSKFSYYMPVIAGDREAIQQIAYELAEDKAKEGIVYLEARYSPHYLANCNVHPIPWGQTEGDVSPDEVVHLVNQGFQRGQCDFGIKVRSILCCIRHMEAWSLEIVELCQKYRNAGVVGIDLAGDELMDAESHPGHVQAYEMAVKCGIHRTVHAGEAGPASVVREALEIFKSERVGHGYAIISDPVLYKEILEKKIHIEACPQSSVLTGACDPDFTKHPVVTFKKDKANFSLNTDDPLIFGSTIYTDYNIAAEHMTFTEGDFMEMNLNAATSSFLCPKEKENLLNYLKRKYGMAQDVCY, from the exons GAAAAGAAAAATCCAAATACCAGCCGAAAATGAAGATGAGCTTCACAAACTGATAACCTGCAGCAAACCATCAACACTCACTGAGGTCTTGTCAAAGTTCAGTTACTACATGCCCGTGATTGC AGGTGACCGAGAGGCTATTCAACAAATAGCCTATGAACTGGCTGAGGATAAAGCAAAAGAAGGAATTGTCTACCTTGAAGCGCGATACAGCCCACACTACCTTGCAAATTGCAATGTTCATCCTATTCCATGGGGACAAACGGA AGGTGATGTAAGCCCAGATGAAGTTGTTCATCTTGTTAATCAGGGCTTTCAGAGAGGGCAATGTGACTTCGGCATTAAAGTAAGATCAATTCTCTGTTGCATACGTCACATGGAAG CATGGTCTCTTGAAATTGTTGAGCTTTGTCAGAAGTATCGAAATGCTGGTGTTGTGGGAATTGATCTAGCAGGAGATGAACTGATGGACGCTGAATCCCATCCAGGCCATGTCCAAGCTTATGAG ATGGCTGTGAAATGTGGGATCCATCGTACAGTTCATGCTGGGGAAGCTGGACCTGCATCAGTGGTGCGTGAG GCTCTGGAAATTTTTAAGTCCGAAAGAGTTGGCCATGGATACGCAATCATAAGTGATCCTGTACTTTATAAGGAAATACTAGAGAAGAAAATCCATATCGAG GCATGTCCCCAGTCAAGTGTTCTCACAGGAGCATGCGATCCTGATTTCACAAAACATCCAGTTGTCAC ATTCAAGAAAGATAAAGCCAACTTTTCGCTCAATACAGATGATCCATTGATTTTTGGTTCAACAATTTACACTGATTATAACATAGCTGCAGAGCACATGACCTTTACGGAAGGAGATTTCATGGAAATG AATCTCAATGCAGCCACTTCTAGTTTCCTTTGTCCAAAAGAGAAAGAAAACCTTCTTAATTACCTGAAGAGAAAATATGGAATGGCACAAGATGTTTGTTACTAA